A single genomic interval of Haloterrigena salifodinae harbors:
- a CDS encoding ornithine cyclodeaminase family protein gives MTATLFLSSEDVSDLASPADYVATVREGYRQRGEGAPAQPRSKFFRADPEGMLTSYAAVLPETGAMGGYMYSAGFGAGDAWFMTPLFDADSGAPLALLDGASMNPHKTGAAGAVAVDELAREDATVLAVIGSGAQARGQLRATATVRDFAEVRVYSPTPESRESFAADFDADLEADVRAVDSSEAAVTDADVVITATKASEPVFNGDDLEPGTHVTAMGQYSPDKREVDAQTVKRATYVPDLRERATFDSGEFMLAVQEGAVTEEDIHAELGEIVAGNEPGRTGDDEITLFDSGGTGIETVAAAHMLYERAEREGRGQTIEFAPASEALTGD, from the coding sequence ATGACTGCGACCCTGTTTCTCTCCAGTGAGGACGTCAGTGACCTTGCATCACCGGCTGACTACGTCGCCACCGTCCGCGAGGGGTACCGCCAGCGCGGCGAGGGCGCGCCAGCCCAGCCGCGGTCGAAGTTCTTCCGCGCCGATCCCGAGGGGATGCTGACGAGCTACGCCGCCGTCCTCCCCGAGACCGGAGCGATGGGCGGCTACATGTACAGTGCCGGCTTCGGCGCCGGAGACGCGTGGTTCATGACGCCGCTGTTCGACGCCGACAGCGGTGCGCCGCTCGCCCTGCTCGACGGCGCCAGCATGAACCCCCACAAGACCGGCGCGGCGGGCGCCGTCGCGGTCGACGAACTCGCGCGTGAGGACGCGACCGTCCTCGCCGTCATCGGCAGCGGCGCGCAGGCGCGGGGCCAACTGCGCGCGACGGCGACCGTCCGCGACTTCGCCGAGGTTCGCGTCTACTCCCCAACCCCCGAGAGCCGCGAATCCTTCGCCGCCGACTTCGACGCGGACCTCGAGGCCGACGTCCGAGCGGTCGACTCGAGTGAAGCCGCGGTTACCGACGCAGACGTCGTCATCACGGCAACGAAAGCCAGCGAGCCGGTCTTCAACGGCGACGACCTCGAGCCGGGCACCCACGTGACGGCGATGGGTCAGTACTCGCCGGACAAGCGGGAGGTGGACGCGCAGACGGTCAAACGCGCGACCTACGTTCCCGACCTGCGAGAGCGCGCGACCTTCGACTCCGGCGAGTTCATGCTAGCCGTCCAGGAGGGCGCCGTGACGGAGGAGGATATCCACGCCGAACTCGGGGAGATCGTCGCCGGGAACGAGCCCGGGCGGACCGGCGACGACGAGATCACGCTCTTCGACAGCGGCGGGACGGGCATCGAGACCGTCGCCGCGGCACACATGCTCTACGAGCGCGCCGAGCGCGAGGGCCGCGGACAGACGATCGAGTTCGCGCCTGCGAGCGAGGCGCTGACCGGCGACTAG
- a CDS encoding zinc ribbon domain-containing protein gives MTAITGVGAYAPRFRITAEAFEEAWGQFHAAGITEKAVPAADEDALTMGYEAATRAVEAAAVDPSSVDWLAFASSRPPEAEEDLTARLGEMLALDESTTRQLFTGSTRAGTRALWAGMDAIGADATVGLVIAADAPKGDPDGGVDHAAGAGAAAFVLERDGPAEIVDRAEYTTPYPGTRFRNTGEDETQGLGVTQYDRAAFTETIGGAVDGLETEPDPDAVAIQAPDGKLPYRAAGAAGVGTDEIRAAATVHELGDLGAASVPVSLATALEDGVESVLAVAHGSGAGADALMVDADGAVPAKTALEGDDTLSYAEYLRQRGVVTTGPPSGGGAYVSVPSWRRSIPQRYRLEAGRCPDCGALSFPPEGACGDCGSLVEYEPVELPGTGTVEAVTTISQGGAPPEFAEQQARSGDYAAAIVALEDESGTESVSVSAMGTDAAPEAFAVGERIETTIRRIYTQEGVTRYGFKVRPADE, from the coding sequence ATGACCGCGATCACCGGCGTCGGCGCCTACGCGCCGCGGTTCCGCATCACGGCCGAGGCCTTCGAGGAGGCCTGGGGCCAGTTCCACGCGGCCGGCATCACCGAGAAGGCCGTTCCCGCGGCCGACGAGGACGCGCTGACGATGGGCTACGAGGCCGCCACGCGGGCGGTCGAGGCCGCCGCCGTCGACCCCTCGAGCGTCGACTGGCTCGCCTTCGCCTCCTCGCGGCCGCCGGAGGCCGAGGAAGATCTGACCGCCCGGCTGGGTGAGATGCTCGCCCTCGACGAATCGACGACCCGGCAGCTGTTCACCGGCAGCACGCGCGCCGGCACCCGTGCGCTCTGGGCCGGCATGGATGCGATCGGCGCGGACGCGACCGTCGGGCTCGTCATCGCGGCCGACGCTCCGAAGGGCGACCCCGACGGCGGCGTGGATCACGCCGCGGGCGCCGGCGCCGCCGCGTTCGTCCTCGAGCGCGACGGGCCCGCCGAGATCGTCGACCGCGCCGAGTACACGACGCCCTACCCGGGAACGCGGTTTCGCAACACCGGCGAGGACGAGACGCAAGGACTGGGCGTCACCCAGTACGACCGCGCCGCGTTCACCGAGACGATCGGCGGCGCCGTCGACGGCCTCGAGACCGAACCCGATCCCGACGCCGTCGCGATTCAGGCGCCCGACGGCAAACTCCCCTATCGCGCTGCGGGCGCGGCGGGCGTCGGTACCGACGAGATCCGGGCCGCCGCGACGGTCCACGAATTGGGCGATCTTGGCGCCGCGAGCGTCCCCGTCTCGCTCGCGACGGCCCTCGAGGACGGCGTCGAGTCCGTTCTCGCGGTCGCCCACGGTAGCGGCGCGGGCGCGGACGCGCTCATGGTCGATGCCGACGGCGCAGTCCCCGCGAAAACGGCTCTCGAGGGCGACGACACCCTTTCCTACGCCGAGTACCTGCGCCAGCGCGGCGTCGTCACGACCGGCCCGCCGTCGGGCGGCGGCGCCTACGTCAGCGTCCCCTCGTGGCGCCGGTCGATCCCCCAGCGCTACCGGCTCGAGGCCGGCCGCTGTCCCGACTGCGGCGCGCTCTCGTTCCCGCCGGAAGGTGCCTGCGGCGACTGCGGCTCGCTCGTGGAGTACGAGCCGGTCGAGCTACCCGGGACGGGGACTGTCGAGGCCGTCACAACTATCTCCCAGGGTGGCGCCCCGCCGGAGTTCGCAGAACAGCAGGCCCGGTCGGGCGACTACGCGGCAGCGATCGTTGCCCTCGAGGACGAGTCCGGCACCGAGTCGGTTAGCGTCTCCGCGATGGGCACCGACGCGGCCCCCGAGGCGTTCGCGGTCGGCGAGCGGATCGAAACGACGATTCGCCGAATCTACACGCAGGAAGGCGTGACGCGGTACGGGTTCAAGGTCCGGCCGGCGGACGAATAG
- a CDS encoding thiolase domain-containing protein yields the protein MRDAYLVGAGQSDYGAFPEESYRSLFRTAFEAATESVPNGIDGEEIDEAFVGHLGVGGRQLGLSGPAVTEHVGLGGVPCTRVENACAASGFAVRQAVQAVKSGMADVVLAGGFEVMSDTSSDATKYWLGVSGETEWERLSGTTFSGVYAQMASVHMERYGTTREQLSRVAVKNHANGAKNPHAQLGFECSLEDAESAPVVADPLNLYHCCPTSDGAACALIVSEDVVEEYTDDPIRIAGVGAGSDNVGLFQRDTYTGVPASRRAGEQAYEMAGVEPDDLDFAEVHDCFAIAELLAYEDLGFCERGEAGDLIESGATELGGELPVNTSGGLKSKGHPIGATGAGQVVEAFKQLCGKAGERQVENPTRGLTHNVGGSGGAAVVHVFEREREVSA from the coding sequence ATGCGAGACGCGTATCTCGTCGGCGCGGGGCAGTCGGACTACGGGGCGTTCCCCGAGGAGAGCTACCGGTCCCTGTTCCGGACGGCGTTCGAAGCGGCGACGGAGAGCGTACCGAACGGGATCGACGGCGAGGAGATCGACGAAGCCTTCGTCGGTCACCTGGGAGTCGGCGGTCGCCAACTGGGCCTCTCGGGGCCCGCGGTCACCGAACACGTCGGCCTCGGCGGGGTCCCCTGTACGCGCGTCGAGAACGCCTGCGCGGCCAGCGGCTTCGCCGTTCGCCAGGCCGTTCAGGCGGTCAAGTCGGGAATGGCTGACGTCGTTCTGGCCGGCGGCTTCGAGGTCATGTCGGACACGAGCTCCGACGCGACGAAGTACTGGCTCGGCGTCTCCGGGGAAACAGAGTGGGAACGACTCTCCGGGACGACCTTCTCGGGCGTCTACGCCCAGATGGCTTCCGTCCACATGGAGCGGTACGGAACCACCCGCGAACAGCTCTCTCGAGTGGCCGTCAAGAACCACGCAAACGGCGCGAAGAACCCCCACGCCCAGCTGGGGTTCGAGTGCTCGCTCGAGGACGCCGAGTCCGCCCCGGTCGTCGCGGACCCCCTGAACCTCTATCACTGCTGTCCGACCTCCGACGGCGCGGCCTGCGCCCTCATCGTCAGCGAGGACGTCGTCGAGGAGTACACGGACGATCCGATCCGCATCGCCGGCGTCGGCGCGGGCAGCGACAACGTCGGGCTCTTCCAGCGCGACACCTACACCGGCGTCCCCGCGAGCCGGCGCGCCGGCGAACAGGCTTACGAGATGGCCGGCGTCGAGCCGGACGACCTCGACTTCGCGGAGGTCCACGACTGCTTCGCCATCGCCGAACTGCTGGCCTACGAGGATCTGGGCTTCTGCGAGCGCGGCGAGGCCGGCGACCTGATCGAGTCCGGCGCGACCGAACTCGGTGGCGAACTCCCCGTCAACACCTCCGGCGGCCTCAAGTCCAAGGGCCACCCCATCGGCGCGACCGGCGCCGGGCAGGTTGTCGAGGCGTTCAAACAGCTCTGCGGGAAGGCGGGCGAACGGCAGGTCGAGAACCCGACCCGTGGCCTGACTCACAACGTCGGCGGCAGCGGCGGTGCGGCCGTCGTTCACGTATTTGAGAGAGAACGGGAGGTGAGCGCCTAA
- a CDS encoding helix-turn-helix domain-containing protein produces MRNDIDGNRIRVTVTVTEDDSIEQLVDCVEDVVDARIVDAPDSSRRPTTLRIDVRDVTPKQWEALEVAFEKGYFDCPRETDLETLAARLSISKSAVSQRLRAAESTLLRAIVEATRASGSHDVDTGVEPEPETR; encoded by the coding sequence ATGAGGAACGATATCGACGGCAACCGGATCCGAGTCACGGTGACCGTGACCGAGGACGATTCGATCGAACAGCTCGTCGACTGCGTCGAGGACGTGGTCGACGCTCGCATCGTCGACGCGCCCGACTCGAGTCGCCGCCCGACGACGCTCCGAATCGACGTCCGGGACGTGACGCCGAAACAGTGGGAAGCACTCGAAGTCGCCTTCGAGAAGGGGTACTTCGACTGCCCTCGAGAGACGGATCTCGAGACGCTCGCGGCGAGGCTTTCGATCTCGAAGTCGGCGGTTTCCCAGCGCCTTCGCGCGGCCGAGTCGACGCTCCTCCGCGCGATCGTCGAGGCGACTCGAGCGTCCGGATCGCACGACGTCGACACCGGGGTCGAACCGGAACCCGAAACGCGATAG
- the nirK gene encoding copper-containing nitrite reductase — protein sequence MTPNTNSRRRFLQTAGGATALAIAGCLDGLSNDGEQNAQGTDTETDEEGELAAVESVDVERIARDPTTIPDPVDWNEPREHDVTVRTERVTAEIEPGVTFDYMTFEGQVPGPMLRVRRGDRVTLTFEVPDDLNVTNHNMDFHAVYGPGGGADATTISPGDDPAQISFRAEYPGVFIYHCAIPDMDQHISAGMFGSILVEPEDGLPEVDREFYLGQHEIYTGGSVGEEGHHGFDFDAMLAEQPTYVVFNGQAYGFTEDGVGPMHAEVGETARVYFANGGPNLLSSWHPIGNVWSRFYRDGDLLTAPDRNIETAPVAPGTTAAAEMEFPVPGPVKIVDHALTRAARRGALAVIDVDGEADPEIYDPNP from the coding sequence ATGACCCCGAACACCAACTCCCGACGACGGTTCCTGCAAACGGCCGGTGGGGCGACCGCGCTGGCGATCGCCGGTTGTCTCGACGGACTGTCTAACGACGGCGAGCAGAACGCACAGGGCACCGATACCGAGACGGACGAGGAGGGGGAGCTGGCGGCGGTCGAGTCCGTCGACGTCGAGAGGATCGCTCGCGATCCGACGACTATCCCCGATCCGGTCGACTGGAACGAACCTCGCGAGCACGACGTCACGGTTCGAACCGAGCGGGTGACCGCCGAGATCGAACCGGGGGTCACCTTCGACTACATGACCTTCGAGGGGCAGGTTCCCGGTCCGATGCTGCGGGTCCGCCGTGGCGACCGCGTCACCCTCACCTTCGAGGTCCCCGACGACCTGAACGTCACGAACCACAACATGGACTTCCACGCGGTTTACGGACCGGGCGGCGGTGCTGACGCGACGACGATTAGCCCCGGCGACGATCCCGCGCAGATCAGCTTCAGAGCCGAGTACCCGGGCGTGTTCATCTACCACTGTGCGATTCCGGACATGGACCAGCACATCAGCGCCGGGATGTTCGGCTCGATTCTCGTCGAGCCCGAGGACGGCCTTCCGGAGGTCGACCGGGAGTTCTACCTCGGCCAGCACGAGATCTACACGGGCGGGTCGGTCGGCGAGGAGGGACACCACGGCTTCGACTTCGACGCAATGCTGGCCGAGCAGCCCACGTACGTCGTCTTCAACGGACAGGCCTACGGTTTCACCGAGGACGGCGTCGGGCCGATGCACGCCGAAGTCGGCGAAACCGCCCGCGTCTACTTCGCCAACGGCGGGCCGAACCTGCTGAGTTCGTGGCACCCGATCGGCAACGTCTGGAGCCGGTTCTACCGCGACGGCGACCTCCTGACCGCCCCCGATCGTAACATCGAGACCGCGCCCGTGGCCCCGGGGACGACCGCCGCGGCCGAGATGGAGTTCCCCGTCCCCGGACCGGTCAAGATCGTCGACCACGCACTGACCCGCGCGGCTCGGCGGGGCGCACTCGCGGTCATCGATGTCGACGGCGAGGCGGATCCCGAAATCTACGATCCGAATCCGTGA
- a CDS encoding DHH family phosphoesterase, with translation MSRADELVAVLETVESLAIVCHDNPDPDCLASALALKAIATDHDVEEVTIAYGGEISHQQNRALVNMLDISLQPIEDTAVDDYDCIGFVDHSQPGANTELPTEIEPGIVVDHHPGESVGAPFEDVRTRIGATATIFVEYLCELEIELTTRLASALLFALHRERLDFVREPTLREYEAALAVYPHADLETLEQLYSSAFSPGTLDAIGKAIASRERRGSSLVASVGKTTETDALPQAADYLLNLEGVDTVLVYGVVDGSIRLSARSIDPRIHIGETLQTAFDDLGQVGGHHDMAGGRIELGLFADEADDTDALLEFVDGRLTRRFFDALNLDDVQ, from the coding sequence ATGTCCCGTGCAGACGAACTCGTGGCCGTCCTCGAGACGGTGGAGTCGCTGGCGATCGTCTGCCACGACAATCCGGATCCGGACTGTCTGGCCAGCGCCCTGGCCCTCAAGGCAATCGCGACCGACCACGACGTCGAGGAGGTGACGATCGCCTACGGCGGCGAGATTTCCCACCAGCAAAACCGGGCGCTGGTCAACATGCTCGACATCTCCCTGCAGCCGATCGAGGACACGGCCGTCGACGACTACGACTGCATCGGCTTCGTCGATCACTCACAGCCGGGAGCCAACACCGAACTCCCGACGGAGATCGAGCCCGGGATCGTCGTCGATCACCACCCCGGCGAGTCGGTCGGCGCGCCCTTCGAGGACGTCCGGACCCGGATCGGAGCGACCGCGACCATCTTCGTCGAGTACCTCTGCGAGCTCGAGATCGAGTTGACGACGCGGCTCGCCTCGGCGCTGCTGTTCGCGCTCCACCGCGAACGGCTCGATTTCGTCCGCGAGCCGACCCTCCGGGAGTACGAGGCGGCGCTGGCGGTCTACCCCCACGCGGACTTAGAGACCCTCGAGCAACTCTACAGCAGCGCGTTCTCGCCGGGCACGCTCGACGCGATCGGGAAGGCGATCGCGAGCCGCGAACGGCGGGGCTCCTCGCTGGTCGCGAGCGTCGGCAAAACGACCGAGACCGACGCCTTACCCCAGGCCGCGGACTACCTGCTGAACCTCGAGGGCGTCGACACGGTGCTCGTCTACGGCGTCGTCGACGGCTCGATCCGGCTGAGCGCGCGCTCGATCGACCCGCGGATCCACATCGGGGAGACGCTCCAGACCGCCTTCGACGATCTCGGACAGGTCGGCGGCCACCACGACATGGCCGGCGGACGGATCGAGCTCGGCCTCTTCGCCGACGAGGCCGACGACACGGACGCGCTGCTCGAGTTCGTCGACGGCCGCCTCACGCGTCGGTTCTTCGACGCCCTGAACCTCGACGACGTCCAGTGA
- a CDS encoding Hsp20/alpha crystallin family protein, translating to MSDRPTPFDGLDELFDQLNRRLETAARTWQSEVDDRSRLDLSMSGAATRLDLTDQGDEFVATVDVPGYESDDLEIRVRDETLAIRGERQHAVTESSGLGERDNLEEREREETRGTGEGDRAGEQEGTYIRRERELQSFSRQVRLPERVDADAATGTVNNGVLTVRLPKLEPGGETRTIDID from the coding sequence ATGTCTGATAGACCCACCCCGTTCGACGGACTCGACGAGCTGTTCGACCAACTGAATCGTCGGCTCGAGACGGCCGCCCGAACCTGGCAGTCGGAGGTCGATGATCGGAGTCGACTCGACCTCTCGATGAGCGGGGCGGCAACCCGGCTGGACCTGACCGATCAAGGCGACGAGTTCGTCGCCACCGTCGACGTCCCCGGCTACGAGAGCGACGACCTCGAGATTCGCGTCCGCGACGAGACGCTCGCCATCAGGGGCGAACGGCAGCACGCGGTCACGGAGAGCAGCGGACTCGGCGAGCGCGACAATCTTGAGGAACGCGAGCGCGAGGAGACACGCGGGACGGGCGAAGGCGACCGGGCGGGCGAGCAGGAGGGAACCTACATTCGCCGCGAGCGCGAGTTGCAGTCGTTCAGCCGGCAGGTTCGGCTTCCCGAGCGCGTCGACGCCGACGCCGCGACCGGGACCGTCAACAACGGCGTCCTGACGGTTCGGCTTCCGAAACTGGAGCCCGGCGGCGAGACGCGGACGATCGACATCGACTGA
- a CDS encoding type 1 glutamine amidotransferase domain-containing protein, translating into MSSALFVVSEEGYWGEECVEPLETLSEAGLEITVATPSGSPPKVDERSIDPDEVGEETAEHVREVHENDERLNDPIPTAQAEAEGYDAVVFPGGHGAEWDVNQDSDARRLLREAVAGDDGKALVVCHAVGILAFARDRQGAFIVNGRDITGFPNEWEEGIVDENDLMPSGRKLPYWVEDEVKAAGANWDAELDADTSVTVDGDLLTARGPGSSSAAAETLLSELGE; encoded by the coding sequence GTGAGTTCTGCACTGTTTGTCGTCAGCGAAGAGGGGTATTGGGGAGAAGAATGCGTCGAGCCGCTCGAGACGCTCTCGGAAGCGGGCCTCGAGATCACGGTCGCGACGCCCTCCGGGAGTCCACCGAAGGTCGACGAGCGCTCGATCGACCCCGACGAGGTCGGCGAGGAGACCGCCGAGCACGTCCGGGAGGTCCATGAGAACGACGAGCGGCTGAACGATCCGATCCCGACGGCCCAGGCCGAGGCCGAGGGCTACGACGCGGTCGTCTTCCCCGGCGGTCACGGCGCCGAGTGGGACGTCAACCAGGACAGCGACGCGCGGCGCCTCCTCCGCGAGGCCGTCGCCGGCGACGACGGCAAGGCGCTGGTCGTCTGCCACGCCGTCGGCATCCTCGCGTTCGCCCGCGACCGACAGGGCGCGTTCATCGTCAACGGTCGCGATATCACCGGCTTCCCCAACGAGTGGGAGGAGGGCATCGTCGACGAGAACGACCTGATGCCCAGCGGCCGGAAACTGCCCTACTGGGTCGAAGACGAGGTCAAGGCGGCCGGCGCCAACTGGGACGCCGAACTCGACGCGGACACCAGCGTCACCGTCGACGGCGACCTGCTGACCGCCCGCGGTCCCGGCTCCTCGAGCGCGGCGGCCGAGACGCTGCTCTCCGAGCTCGGCGAGTAA
- a CDS encoding succinylglutamate desuccinylase/aspartoacylase family protein, which translates to MNRRTLLAAGSVLAGTVTAGVASQPPGNDRLLAAARAPSDTGEAETQTERLLTDTDHETPLYEIDSPRDGPTAMVFGGVHGDERSGVTVAREVVDWRPDAGTLVVVPETNRVAVENNEREGPDGDLNRMFPVGQEPTTELARGIWDAVERREPDVVLDLHRSLGVYGFHREYVGQAIFHSPDARGDELADALDADGVPWYLPFHRFTARETDLSSPLLFQKAARELESAAYLFETTEFLLDRETRVELTRLATARVLAMHGLLEVEAGGAE; encoded by the coding sequence ATGAATCGTCGGACCCTGTTGGCCGCCGGCAGCGTTCTCGCGGGAACGGTTACCGCCGGTGTCGCGAGTCAGCCGCCGGGTAACGACCGGCTGCTCGCGGCCGCTCGAGCACCGAGCGACACGGGCGAGGCCGAAACACAGACGGAACGACTCCTTACGGACACCGATCACGAGACGCCGCTGTACGAAATCGACTCGCCGCGGGACGGTCCGACGGCGATGGTGTTCGGCGGCGTTCATGGTGACGAGCGAAGCGGCGTCACAGTCGCTCGCGAGGTCGTCGACTGGCGCCCCGACGCGGGCACGCTCGTCGTCGTCCCCGAGACGAACCGCGTGGCCGTCGAGAACAACGAGCGGGAGGGCCCCGACGGCGATCTGAACCGCATGTTTCCGGTCGGTCAGGAGCCGACGACCGAACTCGCGCGCGGTATCTGGGACGCCGTCGAACGCCGCGAACCGGACGTCGTCCTCGATCTCCACCGGTCGCTCGGTGTCTATGGATTTCACCGGGAGTACGTCGGGCAGGCGATCTTTCACTCGCCGGACGCCCGCGGTGACGAACTCGCCGACGCGCTCGACGCCGACGGCGTCCCCTGGTACCTCCCCTTCCACCGGTTCACGGCCCGGGAGACCGACCTCTCGAGCCCCCTGCTCTTTCAGAAGGCCGCCCGCGAACTCGAGTCGGCGGCCTACCTCTTCGAGACGACCGAGTTCTTGCTGGATCGGGAGACGAGGGTCGAACTGACGCGGCTGGCGACGGCGCGCGTCCTCGCGATGCACGGCCTGCTCGAGGTCGAGGCCGGAGGTGCCGAATGA
- a CDS encoding DUF1918 domain-containing protein: MSFEEDDRVVLNDEHSEFDGETGTVTQTMESMFGDVTYTVSFEDGQETGVPEDDLEAADDDEDEDEE, encoded by the coding sequence ATGAGCTTCGAGGAAGACGATCGCGTCGTCCTGAACGACGAGCACAGCGAGTTCGACGGAGAGACCGGCACCGTCACCCAGACGATGGAGTCGATGTTCGGCGACGTCACCTACACCGTCAGCTTCGAGGACGGACAGGAGACCGGCGTCCCCGAGGACGACCTCGAGGCGGCCGACGACGACGAAGACGAGGACGAGGAATAA
- a CDS encoding RNA-binding protein, protein MPQIPLHYVDLRTFCYATEDEKRVEEAMRTFLPDGDDDEPFEIERVESEGHYGDRILVLSARVEKANDVRHVLSRLADLESFDDVIDELDERVTENTELFLRLDKQAAFEGDVRLGDGITFRGKVEAYPAKKEKAVENARDVLERLREQD, encoded by the coding sequence ATGCCACAGATCCCGCTTCACTACGTCGACTTACGCACGTTCTGCTACGCCACCGAGGACGAGAAACGCGTCGAGGAGGCCATGCGCACGTTTCTTCCCGACGGCGACGACGACGAACCGTTCGAGATCGAACGCGTCGAGAGCGAGGGCCACTACGGCGACCGAATTCTGGTCCTCTCGGCTCGCGTCGAGAAGGCCAACGACGTCCGCCACGTCCTCTCGCGGCTGGCCGACCTCGAGAGCTTCGACGACGTGATCGACGAACTCGACGAGCGGGTCACCGAGAACACCGAACTCTTCCTGCGACTCGACAAGCAGGCCGCCTTCGAAGGGGACGTTCGACTCGGCGACGGAATCACCTTCCGCGGGAAGGTCGAGGCCTACCCCGCCAAGAAGGAGAAGGCCGTCGAGAACGCCCGCGACGTCCTCGAGCGACTGCGCGAACAGGACTGA
- a CDS encoding TetR/AcrR family transcriptional regulator codes for MSEDTVDDLMEATYRALCKHGYAELTMQDIAAESDKSKGTLHYHFDGKGDLLESFLGFLLDRFEDRLETLAGETPAERLHALFDELLTEGDDDAAEEFRTAILEIKSQSPYNEAYQEQLTEFDRAMHDRIANFVEAGIEAGQFRDDVDPDETAEFLVTVFHGAQTRAAAVDQSLEQTRRYVHEYIDDLRTDDSSPDDGDVSSTDGTADASSAAETEATTADDSEDAGEDTGEDETEGD; via the coding sequence ATGTCTGAAGACACCGTCGACGATCTTATGGAGGCGACGTACCGGGCGCTCTGCAAACACGGCTACGCGGAGTTGACGATGCAAGACATCGCCGCGGAGTCGGACAAGAGCAAGGGCACCCTGCACTACCACTTCGACGGCAAGGGCGACCTCCTCGAGTCGTTCCTCGGCTTCCTGCTCGATCGGTTCGAGGACCGACTCGAGACGCTCGCCGGCGAGACGCCGGCCGAACGGCTCCACGCGCTGTTCGACGAGTTGCTGACGGAGGGCGACGACGACGCCGCCGAGGAGTTCCGGACGGCGATCCTCGAGATCAAGTCCCAGTCGCCGTACAACGAGGCCTACCAGGAGCAGTTGACCGAGTTCGATCGGGCGATGCACGACCGGATCGCGAACTTCGTCGAGGCCGGAATCGAGGCCGGGCAGTTCCGCGATGACGTCGATCCCGACGAGACCGCCGAGTTCCTTGTCACCGTCTTCCACGGCGCCCAGACGCGCGCGGCGGCCGTCGATCAATCCCTCGAACAGACCAGGCGGTACGTCCACGAGTACATCGACGACCTGCGGACCGACGACTCGAGTCCCGACGACGGTGACGTGTCCTCGACCGACGGGACGGCGGACGCCTCGTCGGCCGCCGAGACGGAAGCGACGACAGCGGACGACTCGGAGGACGCGGGCGAGGACACAGGAGAGGACGAGACGGAGGGAGACTAG